Proteins found in one Paenibacillus borealis genomic segment:
- a CDS encoding PD-(D/E)XK nuclease family protein produces the protein MNHNWFADLYEICNNDPFRRKILLVDHYDQGEQWLNWITKEHGPLLGVETETLRSLVVKRTKPELVKRGLHLLNSKQTFWVVQNLMVDMVEQQDEYITVEMITPGIVQSFHHAIEELRGAGICASELSIAVFEHEKKGLYINKLLSLYEHWLEQNNSTDFAGLLDYIPEADTTANNHLFILRDLGRFSSVEKEMLNRIAGDRLLILPQTGAFPSSLQNGDHVAVQLYHATGTLAEIREALRRICNQVNSFDQAEIVVSNYEAYCSTIYTLSQALDIPCTFSQGLPVTYTKVGKAALVYLEWLECNYDVECLLKALRHDYISILQLGEPVDQADLILALEQSGIGWGRERYSMLEAADNAELKGKHIEATRLLDLAFKGLFQKVPDSRQVTWTPMVILHALIDFLEKHTVPNSDADSYVITELIDQMKLQEVVSPRTLSSETALRYVKEMVEGIRISGSGPSCGKLHISSLQDGGISGRTQTYILGMSNEAWSLQLRQDPVLLDMERRNLEGLLLSTERTEHIIRERETRLGLLSGQVTLGYSSYDPAEQKETIPAFALLQAARIVTDDPQMDLTGLGQVLGRPVGYMSIDPNGEHLLDGTDRWLGRFHTEGKLQNGFSSIRQSFPFAAKLEQAEMRISEGALSEYEGMLSMDTFAVRYLNNPETYISVTQLERYAECPKRFFFSQVLKLRVKETAEFDRSKWLDAASRGSLLHSIFYLYLKEMAAGSIHEDRLKHDEHRLQEITEQVIREYEAKVPPPTPHIYHKECDSLRRDVAIFYQMEQKAQGRPRFFELELTLDGQPMSVRLDNGLVIRMKGFVDRVDEIGPHKYKIYDYKTGSPAKYDENEYFSQGTQLQHALYAVAVEQWLKHTSMDPEARVVESAYYFPTERGKGDEVSRVQNKTAELSELVGHLLASMESGTFTATTESKRCSYCDYGAVCKNESERTKAKWNLEPNSPLLYHIKEVERFG, from the coding sequence TTGAACCATAATTGGTTTGCGGATTTGTATGAAATATGCAATAACGATCCCTTTCGTAGAAAGATCCTCCTTGTGGATCATTATGATCAGGGTGAGCAGTGGCTGAATTGGATAACAAAGGAACACGGCCCACTTTTAGGTGTGGAAACAGAAACGTTAAGGTCACTCGTTGTGAAGCGGACCAAACCGGAACTGGTGAAACGAGGGCTTCATCTTTTAAATAGTAAACAGACGTTCTGGGTTGTCCAAAATCTTATGGTTGATATGGTAGAGCAACAGGATGAATACATAACAGTTGAGATGATTACACCAGGTATTGTTCAAAGCTTTCATCACGCGATTGAAGAACTCCGAGGGGCGGGGATTTGCGCTTCAGAGCTTTCTATCGCTGTTTTTGAACATGAGAAAAAAGGTCTCTACATCAATAAGTTACTCTCTCTATATGAACACTGGCTAGAACAGAATAATTCTACTGATTTTGCAGGTCTGCTTGATTACATACCAGAAGCTGATACAACCGCGAATAACCATCTCTTCATCCTTAGAGATTTGGGGCGGTTCTCTTCTGTGGAGAAAGAAATGCTGAATCGCATCGCTGGAGATAGACTGCTCATTCTTCCGCAAACTGGGGCTTTCCCGTCATCCCTGCAGAATGGTGATCATGTTGCTGTTCAGCTGTACCATGCCACAGGAACTTTAGCTGAGATTCGCGAAGCATTACGACGTATCTGCAATCAAGTTAATTCTTTCGATCAAGCAGAAATCGTTGTTTCTAATTATGAGGCTTATTGTTCAACGATATATACGCTCAGCCAAGCTCTCGATATTCCTTGTACATTTTCCCAAGGTCTGCCCGTCACTTATACAAAGGTCGGAAAGGCTGCGCTGGTTTATCTCGAATGGCTGGAATGCAACTACGATGTAGAGTGCTTACTTAAGGCTCTTCGGCACGATTATATATCAATTCTTCAACTTGGAGAACCCGTGGATCAGGCTGATCTCATCCTTGCTTTGGAGCAAAGCGGAATTGGTTGGGGAAGAGAACGGTATTCCATGTTAGAGGCCGCAGATAATGCTGAGTTAAAGGGTAAACACATTGAAGCGACTAGGTTGTTAGATCTGGCGTTTAAAGGATTGTTTCAAAAAGTGCCTGATTCGCGTCAAGTAACGTGGACTCCTATGGTGATTTTGCACGCATTGATAGATTTTCTTGAAAAACACACCGTTCCGAACAGTGATGCTGACTCATACGTTATCACTGAACTGATCGATCAAATGAAGCTGCAGGAGGTTGTCTCTCCACGTACATTGTCCAGCGAGACCGCGCTGCGTTATGTAAAAGAAATGGTAGAGGGTATTCGTATCTCTGGTAGCGGACCCTCTTGCGGAAAGCTGCATATTTCTTCGCTTCAAGATGGCGGCATATCGGGAAGAACTCAGACGTATATCCTAGGCATGAGTAATGAGGCTTGGTCCTTACAGCTCCGGCAGGATCCTGTATTACTGGATATGGAACGCAGGAATCTGGAGGGGTTACTCTTATCTACTGAGCGGACTGAGCATATTATTCGTGAACGTGAGACCCGATTAGGATTGCTATCAGGACAAGTTACATTGGGCTATTCCAGCTATGATCCGGCAGAGCAGAAGGAAACCATTCCGGCTTTTGCGTTATTACAGGCTGCTAGAATAGTGACGGACGATCCCCAGATGGATCTGACTGGACTAGGACAGGTACTGGGTAGACCGGTTGGATATATGTCGATTGACCCGAATGGAGAGCATTTGTTGGATGGGACGGATCGCTGGCTTGGACGGTTCCACACTGAGGGGAAACTGCAAAATGGCTTTTCATCAATACGTCAATCCTTTCCATTCGCCGCTAAGTTGGAACAAGCAGAGATGCGAATTAGCGAAGGAGCCCTATCAGAATATGAAGGAATGCTCTCGATGGATACCTTTGCGGTTCGTTATCTAAACAATCCTGAGACGTATATTAGTGTGACGCAGCTCGAACGATATGCGGAATGCCCCAAGAGGTTTTTCTTTTCCCAAGTACTGAAGCTCAGGGTAAAGGAGACTGCTGAATTCGATCGTTCCAAATGGCTGGATGCGGCTAGCAGAGGCAGCTTGCTTCACAGTATCTTTTACCTCTATCTGAAAGAGATGGCTGCAGGTTCTATACATGAGGATAGGCTTAAGCATGATGAACACAGGCTTCAGGAAATCACAGAGCAGGTCATCCGTGAGTATGAAGCGAAGGTGCCGCCGCCAACTCCCCATATTTATCATAAAGAATGCGATTCGCTGCGACGTGATGTCGCCATTTTTTATCAGATGGAGCAGAAAGCTCAGGGACGGCCACGTTTTTTTGAGCTCGAATTGACATTAGACGGACAACCCATGAGCGTCAGGCTGGATAATGGTCTTGTCATTAGAATGAAGGGATTTGTGGACAGGGTTGATGAGATCGGGCCGCACAAGTACAAGATCTATGATTACAAAACAGGCAGTCCGGCGAAGTATGACGAGAATGAGTATTTCTCACAGGGGACGCAACTGCAGCATGCGCTGTATGCAGTTGCGGTTGAACAGTGGCTTAAGCATACCAGTATGGACCCGGAGGCGCGTGTGGTAGAGTCAGCCTATTACTTCCCAACGGAACGAGGCAAAGGCGATGAAGTATCCCGGGTTCAAAATAAGACGGCTGAGCTTTCGGAGTTAGTGGGACATTTATTAGCTTCGATGGAGTCAGGAACATTTACTGCAACAACAGAGTCGAAACGATGTTCCTATTGCGATTATGGAGCGGTGTGCAAGAATGAATCAGAACGTACGAAGGCAAAATGGAATTTAGAACCCAATAGTCCATTGCTTTACCATATCAAGGAGGTAGAGCGTTTTGGTTGA